In the Hordeum vulgare subsp. vulgare chromosome 7H, MorexV3_pseudomolecules_assembly, whole genome shotgun sequence genome, one interval contains:
- the LOC123407685 gene encoding probable aquaporin TIP2-2, translated as MPGSIAFGRFDDSFSVASLKAYVAEFISTLIFVFAGVGSAIAYTKVSGGAPLDPSGLIAVAICHGFGLFVAVAIGANISGGHVNPAVTFGLALGGQITILTGLFYWVAQLLGAIVGAFLVQFCTGVATPTHGLSGVGAFEGVVMEIIVTFGLVYTVYATAADPKKGSLGTIAPIAIGFIVGANILVAGPFSGGSMNPARSFGPAVASGDFTNIWIYWAGPLIGGGLAGIVYRYLYMCDNHTPVASNDY; from the exons ATGCCAGGCTCCATCGCCTTCGGTCGCTTCGATGACTCCTTCAGCGTGGCCTCTCTGAAGGCCTACGTCGCCGAGTTCATCTCCACCCTCATCTTCGTCTTCGCCGGCGTCGGCTCTGCCATTGCCTACA CCAAGGTGAGCGGCGGCGCGCCCCTTGACCCATCCGGGCTGATTGCCGTGGCGATCTGCCACGGGTTCGGGCTGTTCGTCGCGGTTGCCATCGGCGCCAACATCTCCGGCGGCCACGTGAACCCTGCCGTCACCTTCGGCCTCGCGCTCGGCGGTCAGATCACCATCCTCACCGGCCTCTTCTACTGGGTTGCGCAGCTCCTCGGTGCCATCGTCGGCGCCTTCCTCGTCCAGTTCTGCACCGGCGTG GCGACCCCTACACACGGGCTTTCCGGCGTGGGCGCTTTTGAGGgcgtggtgatggagatcatcgtCACCTTCGGGCTCGTCTACACCGTGTACGCCACCGCCGCCGACCCCAAGAAGGGATCCCTCGGCACCATCGCCCCCATCGCCATCGGCTTCATCGTCGGGGCCAACATCCTCGTTGCCGGCCCCTTCTCCGGCGGTTCCATGAACCCTGCACGCTCATTCGGCCCCGCCGTTGCCAGCGGCGACTTCACCAATATCTGGATCTACTGGGCCGGCCCGCTCATCGGCGGTGGCCTCGCCGGCATCGTCTACCGGTACCTGTACATGTGCGACAACCACACCCCCGTCGCCAGCAACGACTACTAA